From the genome of Bacteroidetes bacterium SB0662_bin_6:
CCGGTGACCATCACGATTTCATCGGGGTTCAGATAATTCTGCGCTTTGTCATAGACATCGGCAAAGCATACGACTTCGCCCTGTCCGGTAAAGTCCTCGATGGCCGCGAATCCGATCGGTTTGCCGGACTTGTTCGTGCGCCGTTGCACGCTGGTGACAATACCGAAGAACGTATGCCGCCGGGCGCTGTGGCGCGCGAAGCCGTTTCGTCCGGCATGATCGCGCTTGCTGTTGTGTTCCAGGTCTTCCTCGCTGATGCGGCCCAGGCTTGCGGTCGCAAAAGCTCGTGCTTCCGGTGCGTATTCTTCGAGCGGATGCCCGGATACATAGAACCCCAGCAATTCCCGCTCTTCCTTCAGAATACGAAAACGTTTCCATCGATCCGCATCGGGAAGAGGCGGGGTCTGGGTTTCGTTTCCGGTGTCCGTTCCGAACAGGTTGCTTTGCCCGGCCGCGCGGTCTCCATGCACCTGTTTCGCATACCGGACAGCAAGGTCGATCGCTTCGAACAGTTGGGCGCGATGTCCTTCAAGCTCGTCAAGGGCGCCGGCCCGCACGAGGCTCTCCAGCGCCTTTTTGTTCACGATATGCGGGTCCAGTTCCCGTACCATCCCGAAGAAATCCCGAAAGGGGCCATGCTCCTCGCGCATCTCGACGATATGGTCGACGGCAGCGGAGCCCACCCCCTTGATGGCTCCGAGCCCAAAGCAGATGCTGCCCCCGGACACGGTAAAATGTTTGCGGCTGCGGTGGATGGACGGGGGCAGGATATCCAGGCTCATGTGTTTGGCTTCCTGCAGCATACCCGACAGCTTTTTCGTGTCGTTCTGCTCGTTGGTCATGGTGGCGGCCATGAAAGCGTCGGGATAATGCGCCTTGATCCAGGCGGCCTGACAGGCCAGGACGGAATAGGCCGCACTATGGCTTTTGTTGAAACCATAGCCTGCAAATTTCGCCATCATATCGAACACCTCGTGGGCGGTTTTTTCCGCAACATCCCGCGCCACCGCGCCCTTTACAAAAATGCTGCGCTGCTTGTCCATCTCCGCCTTCTTCTTTTTGCCCATGGCGCGCCGCAGGATATCTGCGCCGCCGAGCGAATACCCGCCCATGACCTGCGCTATCTGCATCACCTGTTCCTGATATACGGGCAGCCCGTAGGTGGGCTTCAGGACGGGCTCGAGCATCTCGTGCGGATACTCGATGGTTTCCCTGCCGTGTTTACGTGCAATGAAACTTGGAATGAGGTCCATCGGGCCTGGCCGATAGAGGGCGTTCATCGCAATGATATCCTCCAGCCGGGTCGGCTTCAGGCTGCGCAGCCATTCTCTCATGCCGGAGGATTCGAACTGGAAGATGGCGGCCGTGTCGCCTCGCTGGAACAGTTCGAAGGTGTTCGGATCGTCCAGCGGAATATCCTCCAGCCGGATACGTTCGCCGTATTCTTCCTCGATGATTTGCAGCGCGTCGTTGAGAATGGTGAGCGTTTTGAGGCCCAGGATGTCCATTTTCAGGAGTCCGAAATGCTCGACCTTGTTGCCGTCGTACTGCGTCGTGACGACTTCTTCCTTTTGACTGCGGGATACCGCTACAGGTACGTACTTGCTTACATCCTTGGGTGCGATGATGACGCCGGCGGCATGCACGCCGGTATGGCGGGGCGAACCTTCCAGCACCTCCGCATAATGCATCAGGTTGCGGATATTGGGATCCTCGTGTTGTTTGAGCGCCCGAAAATCCGGGGCCTCCTTGCAGGCTTTTTCGAGCGTCATCCCCACCGCTTCCGGGATCATTTTCGCAATGCGGTCGGCCTCGTTCAGGGGGATATTGAGGACGCGGGCAACATCCCGGATTACCGAGCGCGCGCCCATGGTTCCGAAGGTGACGATCTGACACACATTCTCACGACCGTATTTATCCACAATATAATCGAGCACTTTCGATCGCCCCCGGTCGTCAAAATCGATGTCGATGTCCGGCATGGAGATACGTTCCGGATTCAGAAAACGCTCGAAGATGAGGTCGTACTTGAAGGGGTCGATGTTCGTAATGCCGAGGGAATACGCCACAGCGCTTCCCGCCGCCGATCCCCGGCCCGGTCCTACGTGCACCCCGAGTTGTCGGGCGGCGGTCGTGATATCCTGCACGATAAGGAAGTAGCCCGCATAGCCCATGTCCCGGATGATCCCGAGTTCATGATCGAGCCGCTCGGCGATATCCTGGCTTATTTCCGGGTACCGCTCCCTGGCCCGCTCCATGACCATGCTGCGCAGGCAGGCATCCATGTCGCCGCCGAATTTCTCGGGGATGGGATAGTTCGGCATGAGCATCTCGATCTTCGGAAGCTCCACCGTACACTTGTCCACGATCTCGCGCGTGGTGTCGAGCGCCGCATCGCGCGTGATCGGGTCGAGATCTTTGAGCGCCGCCCGCATTTCTTCGG
Proteins encoded in this window:
- the dnaE gene encoding DNA polymerase III subunit alpha; this translates as MCDFNHLHCHTRFSLLDGAANIKILAQKAKELGMAGVAITDHGNLYGVPEFYEKVKEAGVKPIIGCEFYLAPSGMQDKTDRTRYHQVLLAKNKEGYRNLIKLSSLSFTDGHYYKPRIDKETLRAHSGGLIATTCCLQGEVPHAILAHGEEKARAVFEEWLDIFGEDYYIEIQDHGLEKQKRCNAVLLRWAKEYGVSAVATNDVHYIEQKDAEAQDVLLCLQTRKDFLDPDRLRFENDQFFFKSAEEMRAALKDLDPITRDAALDTTREIVDKCTVELPKIEMLMPNYPIPEKFGGDMDACLRSMVMERARERYPEISQDIAERLDHELGIIRDMGYAGYFLIVQDITTAARQLGVHVGPGRGSAAGSAVAYSLGITNIDPFKYDLIFERFLNPERISMPDIDIDFDDRGRSKVLDYIVDKYGRENVCQIVTFGTMGARSVIRDVARVLNIPLNEADRIAKMIPEAVGMTLEKACKEAPDFRALKQHEDPNIRNLMHYAEVLEGSPRHTGVHAAGVIIAPKDVSKYVPVAVSRSQKEEVVTTQYDGNKVEHFGLLKMDILGLKTLTILNDALQIIEEEYGERIRLEDIPLDDPNTFELFQRGDTAAIFQFESSGMREWLRSLKPTRLEDIIAMNALYRPGPMDLIPSFIARKHGRETIEYPHEMLEPVLKPTYGLPVYQEQVMQIAQVMGGYSLGGADILRRAMGKKKKAEMDKQRSIFVKGAVARDVAEKTAHEVFDMMAKFAGYGFNKSHSAAYSVLACQAAWIKAHYPDAFMAATMTNEQNDTKKLSGMLQEAKHMSLDILPPSIHRSRKHFTVSGGSICFGLGAIKGVGSAAVDHIVEMREEHGPFRDFFGMVRELDPHIVNKKALESLVRAGALDELEGHRAQLFEAIDLAVRYAKQVHGDRAAGQSNLFGTDTGNETQTPPLPDADRWKRFRILKEERELLGFYVSGHPLEEYAPEARAFATASLGRISEEDLEHNSKRDHAGRNGFARHSARRHTFFGIVTSVQRRTNKSGKPIGFAAIEDFTGQGEVVCFADVYDKAQNYLNPDEIVMVTGEPELRGGKVKIIARDVLPMWKVRATMVQAIVLRIDSDRVQQETIGALRELCEQNRGKCGLYFDIRADDLPERTTRIHSRSYVVDPTPELMNGMARLIGRANVAVEGRNGHART